Proteins from a genomic interval of Physeter macrocephalus isolate SW-GA chromosome 21, ASM283717v5, whole genome shotgun sequence:
- the AMER1 gene encoding APC membrane recruitment protein 1 — METQKDEAAQAKGTAVSVDTQDQWAEKGAKNKAAEMTEGPASEQPSSGPGRLKKTAMKLFGGKKSICTLPSFFGGGRSKGSGKGSSKKGLSKSKTHDGLSEAVHGPEDIFSEGNGLSLPLPESSCRLPSSQSAHGSLETDSRCKTSVAGATEKARAEKAPFVPKPKKGLKGFFSSIRRHRKSKVSGAEQSDPRAKEPEGARGRPHEHVSSALLSHTETLQAPRKENAKSQDVRGPKVSSVPETSPAATEQIVCKDPEKTMEACASALLQPKPAPEASGPEEPHSPETGEKVVAGEVNPPNGPVGDQLSLFFGDVTSLKSFDSLTGCGDIIAEQDMDSMTDSMASGGQRANRDGTKRSSCLVTYQGGGEEMALPDDDDEEEEEEEVELEEEEEEVKEEEDDDLEYLWASSQVYPRPILNPSYHPTTSPGHLGYMLLDPVRPYAGLAPGDLLTPQSDQQESAPNSDEGYYDSTTPGLEDDSGEALGLDRRDCLPRDSYSGDALYEFYEPDDSLENSPPGDDCLYDLHGHSSEMFDPFLNFEPFSSSRPPGAMETEEERLVTIQKQLLYWELRREQREAREACAREAHTREAYTQEAHTREAHAWEAYVREARARDAYAREACGREVRAREVQVRQEKPIMEYQMRPLGPSVMGLVEGASGASQTSHRGTTSAFPATASSEPDWRDFRPLEKRFEGTCSKKDQSTCLMQLFQSDAMFEPDMQEGNFGGSPRRAYPTYSPPEEPEEEEVEKEGNATVSFSQALVEFTSNGNLFSSMSCSSDSDSSFTQNLPELPPMVTFDIADVERDGEGKCEENPEFHNDEDLAASLEAFELGYYQKRAFNNYHSRFYQGLPWGVSSLPRYLGLPGMHPRPPPAAMALNRRSRSLDTAETLELELSNSHLGQGYMESDELQPQQEDSDEEEEEEEWGRDSPLSLYTEPPGTYDWPAWAPCPLAVGPGPAGISPSQLDGPSSQSLYGQAVCCISPVAMSMLLSVSGPEPRAPGESKSQLARPSHLPLPMGPCYNLQPKASQSPRARPRDVLLPVDEPSCSSISGGFSPSPLPQAKPVGITHGIPQLPRVRPEPPEPQPIHYGASSLDLSKEGAEQGASLPTSHSSTAMNGNLAE; from the coding sequence ATGGAGACCCAAAAGGATGAAGCTGCTCAGGCCAAGGGAACAGCAGTCTCTGTGGATACCCAGGACCAATGGGCagagaaaggagccaagaacaagGCAGCTGAGATGACAGAAGGGCCAGCATCAGAGCAACCCTCATCTGGCCCAGGTAGGCTGAAGAAAACTGCCATGAAACTCTTTGGTGGCAAGAAGAGCATCTGTACCCTGCCTAGTTTCTTTGGAGGGGGACGAAGCAAAGGTTCTGGGAAAGGCAGCTCTAAAAAGGGTCTTAGCAAGAGCAAGACCCACGATGGCCTGAGTGAAGCAGTCCATGGCCCTGAAGACATTTTCAGTGAAGGAAATGGCCTCTCCTTACCTTTGCCTGAGTCATCCTGCAGACTTCCCAGCTCTCAGAGTGCCCATGGATCTTTGGAGACAGACTCCAGATGCAAGACGTCTGTGGCTGGAGCCACAGAGAAAGCTAGGGCTGAGAAGGCTCCCTTTGTGCCCAAGCCAAAAAAAGGCCTGAAAGGTTTTTTCAGCAGTATCCGCCGTCACCGGAAGAGCAAGGTCTCTGGGGCTGAGCAAAGTGATCCAAGAGCCAAGGAGCCTGAGGGGGCCAGAGGCAGGCCTCATGAGCATGTGAGCTCAGCCCTTCTGTCCCACACTGAGACCCTCCAAGCTCCAAGAAAGGAAAATGCCAAATCCCAAGATGTCCGTGGGCCAAAAGTTTCTTCAGTACCAGAGACTTCTCCAGCAGCCACTGAGCAGATAGTCTGCAAAGATCCAGAAAAAACCATGGAGGCCTGTGCCTCAGCACTCCTGCAGCCCAAACCTGCCCCTGAAGCCAGTGGCCCAGAGGAGCCCCATAGCCCAGAAACAGGGGAGAAGGTTGTGGCAGGAGAGGTAAATCCACCCAATGGCCCTGTGGGGGACCAGCTGAGCCTCTTCTTTGGGGATGTCACATCCCTGAAAAGTTTTGACTCACTGACAGGTTGTGGTGACATAATAGCAGAACAGGACATGGACAGTATGACAGACAGCATGGCCTCTGGAGGCCAGAGGGCCAACCGAGATGGGACCAAACGAAGTTCCTGCCTGGTGACCTACCAAGGAGGGGGCGAGGAGATGGCCTTGCCTGATGATGATGacgaggaagaagaggaagaggaggtggaattagaggaggaagaagaggaagtcaAGGAGGAAGAAGATGATGACTTAGAATATCTGTGGGCAAGTTCCCAGGTGTACCCAAGGCCCATTCTAAATCCAAGCTACCATCCCACCACATCCCCAGGCCACCTCGGTTACATGCTCCTTGACCCAGTTAGGCCTTATGCTGGCCTAGCCCCTGGGGACCTTTTGACTCCTCAGAGCGATCAGCAAGAGTCTGCCCCCAATAGTGATGAGGGTTATTATGACTCCACCACACCTGGACTTGAGGATGATTCAGGTGAGGCCCTGGGGCTTGACCGCAGGGATTGCTTGCCCCGAGACAGCTATAGTGGCGATGCCCTCTATGAGTTCTATGAGCCAGATGATAGTCTTGAGAACTCCCCACCTGGGGATGACTGCCTTTATGACCTCCATGGTCACAGCTCTGAGATGTTTGACCCCTTCTTGAACTTTGAGCCCTTTTCTTCCTCTCGGCCACCTGGGGCAATGGAGACAGAGGAAGAACGGCTAGTGACCATCCAGAAACAGTTGCTATATTGGGAGCTTCGGCGggagcagcgagaggcccgcgagGCATGTGCCCGAGAGGCTCACACCAGGGAGGCCTACACCCAAGAAGCTCACACCAGGGAGGCCCACGCCTGGGAAGCTTATGTCAGAGAGGCCCGAGCTCGAGATGCCTATGCCAGGGAGGCCTGTGGCCGAGAGGTCCGTGCTCGAGAGGTCCAAGTCCGGCAGGAGAAACCCATCATGGAGTATCAGATGAGGCCTTTAGGGCCGTCAGTGATGGGCCTGGTGGAAGGGGCATCAGGGGCCTCTCAGACTTCCCACAGAGGAACCACCTCAGCTTTCCCTGCCACTGCAAGCAGTGAGCCAGACTGGAGGGACTTCCGTCCTTTGGAGAAGCGTTTTGAGGGAACCTGCTCCAAGAAAGATCAAAGTACCTGCCTGATGCAGCTCTTCCAGAGTGATGCTATGTTTGAGCCAGACATGCAAGAAGGAAATTTTGGAGGATCTCCCAGGAGGGCTTACCCTACTTATTCACCCCCTGAGgagccagaggaagaggaggttgAGAAGGAAGGGAATGCCACTGTGAGTTTTTCTCAGGCCCTTGTGGAGTTCACCAGCAATGGGAACCTCTTCTCCAGCATGTCCTGCAGCTCTGACTCTGACTCATCCTTCACTCAAAACCTCCCTGAGCTGCCCCCCATGGTGACCTTTGACATCGCTGATGTGGAACGGGATGGGGAAGGCAAGTGTGAAGAAAATCCTGAGTTCCACAATGATGAAGACCTTGCAGCCTCCTTGGAAGCTTTTGAACTGGGCTACTACCAGAAACGCGCCTTCAACAACTACCACAGCCGATTCTACCAAGGCCTACCCTGGGGTGTGAGCAGTCTCCCTCGATACTTGGGACTGCCTGGCATGCACCCTCGTCCTCCACCTGCTGCCATGGCCCTCAACAGGAGGAGCCGCTCCCTCGACACTGCTGAGACCCTGGAGCTGGAGCTCTCCAATTCTCACCTGGGCCAGGGCTACATGGAGTCTGATGAGCTTCAGCCTCAGCAAGAAGATTCagatgaagaagaagaggaggaagaatggGGCCGAGACAGTCCCCTGTCCCTCTATACTGAACCTCCAGGGACCTACGACTGGCCTGCCTGGGCTCCCTGTCCTCTCGCAGTAGGGCCAGGCCCTGCAGGAATAAGTCCTAGCCAGTTGGATGGGCCTTCCAGCCAGTCTCTATATGGACAGGCAGTCTGTTGCATATCTCCTGTCGCCATGTCAATGTTGCTGTCAGTATCAGGGCCAGAGCCAAGGGCACCTGGGGAATCCAAGTCTCAGCTAGCTCGACCTTCGCACCTACCCCTGCCCATGGGCCCTTGTTATAACCTCCAGCCAAAGGCCTCCCAGAGTCCGAGGGCCAGGCCTCGAGATGTGCTGCTGCCTGTTGATGAGCCCAGTTGCTCCTCTATTTCCGGAGGCTTCAGCCCCAGCCCTCTGCCCCAGGCCAAGCCTGTAGGCATTACCCATGGCATCCCTCAGCTGCCCAGGGTCCGGCCTGAGCCCCCAGAGCCTCAGCCCATTCACTATGGGGCTTCCAGCCTTGACCTGTCAAAGGAGGGGGCCGAGCAAGGTGCCTCTCTCCCCACCAGCCACTCCTCCACTGCCATGAATGGAAACCTAGCTGAGTAG